In a genomic window of Trichoderma atroviride chromosome 4, complete sequence:
- a CDS encoding uncharacterized protein (EggNog:ENOG41), with protein sequence MIGRFPSKWKPILPTQRFSDLIKRPLTGFCHHGSLRAFDSGSALNRKWKKKPSFEPSLEQQKVVKLCAVQNIVVSARPGSGKTAVAEAIIATYPESRVDVVTFSKSLELANSRRLYEYSNCKTFTFHKLATLLFGDTVHNDAIFAEHIERARLYNMLPEWKFDPFEIIVLDEFQGCTNNIFWLINCFTRANNQKLARLGRPPARLVVVGDERQSIYGYRGADQRYLTLADQLLGPVSPYPFANIPLSESFRLSKPSVDFINKAFLGGEPYITGSKPGPKPIVLRCYPDRSNALAKKIFDLIKVHGAENSAILSPSIRKNNSLKYLTNKLAEDYRIPIAVQTDDEVPLDKLATNGKMRVSNIHQFKGSERDLVILFGIDASYFKYNGRDLPDDRCPNDIFVALTRAAKQLVVIHDENQELMPFVSVDDLYETADIVNLTRKEGNIAPPSAPGRSPQCGFNLPKSVSVRDLTRHMPDEPLDQILRDYLKIEKLSPPLPEDEHIRIDNVVLSNPAKGFYEAVGDINGLAVTSAFEHHFTGTLSILKGHKTPTDGNLTMTQQQYVSWLCRAACKYEADSSGYRARFIQMKDHAFDWMKPEHLALAQSRLQSALGDLAPNLTFEVYAEQQLKIGNQETLLRGQADIVAFSANSDSVYNKRLESVWEIKFVSKLSNEHILQASIYAYLLTSSSQEAPRIMLFNLKDGEKLEIAPREGREGLRRMIESVLKLKYTTTQEMTNEEFVEMCAKATLEVSNLRGSDE encoded by the exons ATGATCGGTCGCTTTCCATCGAAATGGAAACCTATTCTACCAACTCAGCGGTTTTCAGACCTCATTAAACGGCCc CTTACGGGTTTCTGCCATCATGGTTCTCTTCGTGCCTTCGACTCTGGTTCGGCATTGAATAGAAAgtggaaaaagaaacccAGCTTTGAACCGTCTCTTGAGCAACAGAAGGTCGTGAAGCTCTGCGCCGTGCAGAATATTGTGGTATCAGCACGTCCAGGATCCGGCAAAACAGCTGTAGCAGAAGCTATTATTGCCACCTATCCAGAGTCGCGGGTCGATGTAGTGACCTTTTCAAAGTCTCTTGAACTTGCAAACTCTCGTCGACTTTATGAATATTCCAACTGCAAAACCTTTACTTTCCACAAGTTGGCCACCTTGCTCTTTGGAGACACTGTGCACAATGACGCTATCTTTGCAGAGCATATAGAAAGGGCTCGCCTTTATAATATGCTACCAGAATGGAAATTTGACCCGTTTGAGATAATAGTCTTAGACGAGTTCCAAGGCTGCACCAACAATATCTTTTGGTTGATAAACTGCTTTACCAGGGCCAACAACCAGAAGCTGGCAAGATTAGGACGCCCACCTGCTCGACTCGTCGTAGTTGGTGACGAGCGGCAGTCTATTTATGGATATCGCGGCGCCGACCAACGTTATCTTACTTTGGCTGATCAATTACTCGGCCCTGTCAGCCCTTACCCGTTTGCTAATATCCCATTAAGCGAAAGTTTTCGGCTATCAAAGCCCTCCGTCGATTTCATCAACAAGGCTTTTCTTGGTGGTGAGCCATATATCACAGGCTCCAAACCTGGCCCAAAGCCTATTGTTCTGAGATGCTACCCTGATCGCTCTAATGCGTTAGCTAAAAAGATATTTGATCTAATCAAGGTCCACGGAGCCGAGAATAGCGCAATTCTATCGCCATCAATACGCAAGAACAATTCATTGAAATATTTGACCAACAAATTAGCAGAAGATTACCGCATACCAATTGCCGTACAAACAGATGATGAGGTCCCTTTAGATAAACTGGCGACTAATGGGAAGATGCGTGTTTCGAACATACATCAGTTCAAAGGCAGCGAGCGCGATCTTGTTATTCTCTTTGGTATCGACGCGTCATATTTCAAGTATAATGGCCGCGACCTTCCAGACGACAGATGCCCTAACGACATCTTCGTGGCCTTGACTCGTGCTGCAAAGCAACTTGTGGTGATCCATGACGAGAATCAAGAGTTGATGCCCTTCGTATCTGTGGACGACTTATATGAAACGGCAGATATTGTCAACTTGActagaaaagaaggaaatattGCACCGCCTAGCGCCCCTGGTCGATCTCCTCAGTGCGGGTTTAATTTGCCAAAATCGGTCTCTGTTCGAGATCTAACTCGCCACATGCCAGACGAACCTCTTGACCAAATTTTGAGAGACTATTTGAAGATCGAAAAACTATCACCGCCCCTACCCGAAGATGAGCATATCCGTATAGACAACGTCGTCCTTTCGAATCCAGCAAAGGGATTCTACGAAGCCGTGGGCGATATAAATGGCTTGGCAGTTACGTCAGCCTTCGAACACCATTTTACTGGAACCTTGAGCATACTGAAAGGTCACAAAACCCCAACCGACGGAAACCTTACAATGACTCAACAACAATATGTCTCATGGCTTTGTCGAGCAGCATGCAAGTATGAAGCCGACTCATCAGGCTACCGAGCGCGTTTTATCCAAATGAAAGATCATGCATTCGATTGGATGAAGCCCGAGCATCTAGCCCTCGCCCAGAGCCGGCTCCAGAGCGCATTAGGTGATCTGGCTCCAAATCTAACTTTTGAAGTTTATGCTGAGCAACAACTCAAAATTGGTAATCAAGAAACACTGTTACGGGGTCAAGCTGATATTGTAGCTTTTTCGGCCAATTCAGACTCCGTGTATAACAAAAGACTTGAATCTGTCTGGGAAATCAAGTTCGTGTCTAAGCTGTCCAATGAGCACATACTGCAAGCAAGCATATATGCCTACCTGCTTACATCATCATCGCAAGAGGCGCCGCGCATTATGCTTTTCAATTTAAAGGACGGAGAGAAGTTGGAAATTGCACCGCGCGAAGGGCGAGAAGGGCTGCGTCGTATGATAGAAAGCGTGCTGAAGCTCAAATACACGACCACACAAGAGATGACAAACGAAGAGTTTGTTGAGATGTGTGCAAAGGCGACGCTGGAAGTATCAAATTTACGCGGTTCAGATGAGTGA
- a CDS encoding uncharacterized protein (EggNog:ENOG41) codes for MAGHWIVEHLKIQTLTTALFANGNMQVPVYVSIKASLNDELYRLSQDDLCLIQLVDFYNAENRLSGSWSYSTVENEFSHRLDGPAPTGSVEISPDSQSICFWVSTTRVEDRTIAAGITQPDDSYITTNGGNFYSQVTLSGVSPVVYTTAQNIQISREKTERGTWGNKTFFVEMGRGKLLYLISHCYAVYKGRDVRL; via the coding sequence ATGGCTGGGCACTGGATTGTGGAACACCTCAAAATACAGACGCTAACGACGGCCCTCTTTGCCAACGGCAATATGCAGGTGCCCGTATACGTCTCCATTAAAGCGAGTCTCAACGATGAGCTTTACCGTCTCAGCCAAGATGACCTTTGTCTCATTCAACTGGTTGATTTCTACAATGCGGAGAACAGGCTCTCTGGTTCCTGGAGCTACAGTACTGTAGAGAATGAGTTCTCCCACAGGCTGGATGGACCCGCCCCAACTGGTTCCGTCGAAATCAGCCCTGACTCACAGTCCATATGCTTTTGGGTCTCCACGACCAGAGTGGAAGATAGGACGATTGCCGCAGGCATTACACAACCAGACGATTCTTACATTACAACAAACGGGGGTAACTTCTATTCTCAAGTGACTCTCAGCGGAGTCTCACCCGTCGTGTATACCACGGCCCAAAATATTCAGATCAGTCGAgaaaaaacagaaagaggGACTTGGGGTAACAAGACCTTTTTTGTGGAGATGGGGAGGGGAAAATTGCTATATCTCATCAGCCACTGCTATGCCGTTTATAAAGGCCGAGATGTTCGATTATGA
- a CDS encoding uncharacterized protein (EggNog:ENOG41~TransMembrane:3 (o1364-1381i1386-1406o1426-1446i)), producing MPADKDTLYSQGVNFDSFIQDGVDPRTGQYTCSIDVYNTPAETRNCTPLKLSLGYNPLKPENIGLGKGWSFNLSSYHHRVSKTLSLSTGEHYKVKERGNNVSVRDQKLKSFHFSKKGHDEYKVVYKGGQVEILSNLNNMYKVTVPVELRAVNGRSLKLIWTRSNEQPRLSKIQEDSQYLVEFRYADHQVEITRAPGTKEASTFTLILKDNRLVQLQLPLQHGDSQAWKFRYEDFGQFTCLSGVTSPLGLVEEVEHRADGHLLPHGAPYQAIPYVVSHISKPMNQQPPIKTIFKYSAENFLGYRSNFDWTQDEDNLYHARQEYEYSSTVQVVGGARTKYIYNKFHLILRTERQQGAKMVTQTTTYYAMSVPFELQPPQYQLPKSVRTEYLDKASKGLLSRSEICNYVFDEWGNPTQTIDMNNITIDWSYYPAAETRDSDTGKVLCPADPHGFQRYMRSETITPAASLHETKIRYKRYTYLELPSAADAGYFVVVKQLECLEESRCFSSVCYAYVNQPEMRDHGRLQQEIIHLSGQKSITHDLIYCYPNPDQLTTIVTARGFDEHVIEAKTTSSLSSGLTLSKTDEEKVETQFQYDEIGRLVKATISPKTLYETTRAYEYSLRKDSTGCILTITDANGIKTRYTTDGLQRVVLVEQQDYNSQSKGDSYSEKFRDVQRHAYNTLGQRVKTIDFDWLKNEENPTEQIQCLEYDDWGGVCKVTKGNGVVVLSLTNPIDLTHTVGIEGQGLTKTYSNAFGSPLRLERLKADGTAFSKVTYDYDGLGRRVTHKDSLDQETRYLYDSFDRIVKIIRPDDHTTESQYAAHSAALSPELIKACGKTVGEQELDGLGRITSLTVGTRTTTKTYEGSAPKPCKITMPDGNTRGFTYDPQLHYALKEQRSTDGVDVYDHDKRTTATVKLQNRFGTEIRQYLPSGLLEKESYKTNQHKIFSANHVYSMAGKFQSYRDVHGQLHDLQYDDTGRPQLLDQGKVKVAFKYDTADRLCETCVEDKETKESLTTHQRYDDFSREIERNIYHGANKLYKIRQTFNLMDLITQRQTWDGNGTMLRKEIFQYDNHNRLVNYSCDGTQLPVDEKGHAIQEQCFTFDHFDNLVQTSTTFQDQTKNVTLYTYNSADPNQLIELTNTNSSYTDKIELEYNKNGFLTRDEQGRELRYDGQDRLSAVIDANDQILSEYQYDASGRLACQVVHGRPTYLHYRGDALIATTGDFKISYISDGKTYWGTLRHEGSENSQTQIWASDANQSILAEVDMLRPDNVRHQQYTPYGCNGAASSAITSIGFNGQWRDPVTGWYHLGNGYRVYNPVLMRFHSPDSWSPFISGEINTYAYCLSDPINRIDPSGHLSMSERDWTVMGVGIITGLSVGLLTAGAGFAIAAGVGIATGVASAVIVGIGYDLSTGKAPTAKSIGTDALYGFIGGVTGGLAGRALAVGIKSLPGSMARLLIGAKKLQNAGGSPGRGLYLDVGDIHFSQSSVSSKFKEHKLLLENILGIRNTNSVKTKSRAYPTINVTWGSIGGDKAALHRHKGSQLIPVMNVSGTYNQAWKFSVTLLQ from the coding sequence ATGCCGGCGGATAAGGACACTCTCTATTCTCAAGGCGTCAACTTTGACAGCTTCATCCAGGATGGAGTCGACCCTCGCACTGGCCAGTATACGTGCTCTATTGATGTATACAATACGCCGGCAGAAACCCGCAATTGCACTCCTCTGAAGCTTTCCCTTGGCTATAATCCCCTAAAACCAGAGAACATTGGTTTGGGCAAAGGCTGGTCATTCAACCTCTCTTCCTACCACCATCGCGTATCCAAgactctttctctttccacCGGAGAGCATTATAAGGTtaaagagagaggaaacaaTGTATCTGTCAGAGACCAGAAACTCAAAAGCTTCCACTTCAGCAAAAAGGGACACGACGAGTACAAAGTCGTTTACAAAGGCGGACAGGTTGAAATCCTATCTAACCTTAACAATATGTACAAAGTCACCGTCCCGGTTGAGCTACGTGCTGTCAACGGCCGTTCACTGAAGTTGATATGGACCCGCTCCAACGAACAGCCGCGTTTAAGCAAAATTCAAGAAGATTCCCAATATCTGGTCGAATTCCGCTATGCGGACCACCAGGTAGAGATTACCCGGGCACCGGGGACGAAAGAGGCCAGTACGTTTACTCTGATACTGAAAGACAATCGATTAGTTCAACTTCAGTTACCACTCCAGCATGGAGACAGCCAAGCCTGGAAATTCCGCTACGAAGACTTCGGCCAATTTACTTGCCTATCGGGTGTTACCAGCCCTCTCGGGCTAGTAGAGGAAGTAGAACATAGAGCGGATGGGCATCTACTACCACATGGGGCACCCTATCAGGCGATACCCTACGTAGTGTCGCACATATCGAAGCCCATGAATCAACAGCCTCCAATAAAAACTATCTTCAAATACTCAGCTGAGAACTTTCTCGGCTATAGAAGCAACTTTGACTGGACGCAGGATGAAGACAATCTCTATCATGCACGTCAAGAGTATGAGTATTCATCAACCGTTCAGGTCGTGGGTGGCGCAAGAACAAAGTATATCTACAACAAATTTCACCTCATCCTCCGAACTGAACGACAGCAGGGCGCGAAGATGGTCACGCAGACAACCACATATTATGCCATGAGCGTACCATTTGAACTCCAGCCACCGCAATACCAGCTGCCCAAGAGCGTCCGGACGGAATATCTTGACAAAGCCAGCAAAGGCCTCTTGTCCCGTAGTGAAATATGTAACTATGTCTTCGATGAGTGGGGAAATCCAACCCAGACAATCGATATGAATAATATCACCATTGATTGGTCATATTACCCCGCGGCTGAGACGAGGGATTCAGATACAGGCAAAGTGCTTTGCCCAGCCGATCCTCATGGATTCCAGAGATATATGAGGAGTGAAACTATAACGCCGGCTGCAAGTCTACACGAAACAAAAATCCGCTACAAAAGATACACGTATCTTGAGTTGCCGTCAGCGGCAGATGCAGGCTATTTCGTGGTCGTGAAGCAGCTGGAATGCTTGGAAGAAAGCCGGTGCTTTTCTAGTGTGTGTTATGCATACGTGAACCAGCCTGAGATGAGGGATCACGGACGCCTACAGCAGGAAATCATTCACTTATCGGGGCAGAAATCTATAACTCATGATCTGATCTATTGTTATCCGAACCCTGACCAACTGACGACAATCGTCACAGCCAGGGGCTTTGATGAGCACGTCATTGAAGCCAAGACAACCAGTTCTCTGTCTTCCGGACTCACTCTCAGCAAGacagatgaagaaaaagtcgAGACTCAATTTCAATATGATGAGATTGGCCGACTAGTCAAAGCAACAATTTCTCCAAAGACCCTCTACGAAACAACTAGGGCGTATGAGTATAGCCTCCGAAAAGACAGTACTGGGTGCATCCTGACGATCACTGACGCCAATGGGATAAAAACGCGATACACTACGGACGGCTTACAGAGAGTGGTTCTAGTTGAGCAACAAGATTACAATAGTCAATCTAAAGGAGATTCATACAGTGAAAAGTTCCGCGACGTTCAAAGACACGCTTACAACACGCTTGGTCAACGCGTGAAAACAATCGACTTTGACTGGCtgaaaaatgaagaaaatccGACTGAACAAATTCAATGCTTGGAATATGACGATTGGGGAGGAGTTTGCAAGGTCACCAAAGGCAATGGTGTCGTTGTGCTCTCTCTCACCAACCCAATCGATCTGACCCATACAGTAGGCATAGAAGGCCAAGGGCTAACGAAGACGTATTCTAATGCCTTCGGCTCTCCCTTACGATTGGAACGGCTTAAAGCAGATGGAACTGCTTTTAGCAAAGTCACTTACGATTATGATGGCCTGGGCCGCCGAGTTACACATAAAGACAGTTTGGACCAAGAGACGCGGTATCTATACGACTCCTTTGACCGTATCGTCAAGATCATCAGGCCCGATGACCATACTACAGAGTCCCAGTACGCGGCCCACAGCGCTGCACTCTCTCCCGAGTTGATCAAGGCCTGTGGAAAGACCGTGGGCGAACAGGAGCTTGACGGATTGGGCCGCATTACGAGTTTGACGGTCGGTACACGCACAACCACCAAAACCTATGAGGGGAGTGCGCCAAAACCCTGTAAAATCACAATGCCCGACGGAAATACACGTGGTTTCACTTACGATCCCCAGCTGCATTACGCGCTTAAAGAGCAAAGGTCTACCGATGGTGTGGATGTATATGACCATGACAAGCGGACCACAGCCACAGTGAAGCTTCAAAATCGCTTTGGGACAGAAATCCGGCAATATCTACCTTCAGGTCTGTTGGAGAAAGAGAGTTATAAAACCAACCAGCATAAGATATTTTCCGCCAATCACGTCTATTCAATGGCTGGTAAGTTTCAGTCATACAGAGACGTACACGGACAATTGCACGACCTGCAATATGATGACACTGGCAGACCTCAATTATTGGATCAAGGGAAAGTGAAGGTGGCATTCAAGTATGACACAGCTGATCGCCTGTGTGAGACTTGCGTGGAAGACAAGGAAACGAAGGAGAGTCTGACGACTCATCAAAGATATGACGATTTCAGTCGGGAAATCGAACGCAACATCTATCATGGAGCGAACAAGCTTTATAAGATCAGACAAACCTTTAACTTGATGGATCTCATCACTCAACGCCAGACATGGGACGGTAATGGAACAATGCTACGGAAAGAGATCTTTCAATATGACAATCACAATCGTCTCGTCAACTATAGCTGTGACGGCACGCAATTACCGGTGGATGAGAAAGGGCACGCAATCCAAGAGCAGTGTTTCACATTTGACCACTTTGATAATTTGGTTCAGACTTCAACGACTTTCCAGGACCAAACCAAGAATGTCACTCTCTACACCTACAACAGCGCAGACCCCAACCAGCTTATCGAATTGACAAACACGAACTCAAGCTATACTGATAAAATTGAGCTCGAGTATAACAAGAATGGCTTTTTGACACGAGATGAGCAAGGACGGGAGCTAAGATATGACGGCCAGGATCGCCTCAGTGCTGTGATCGATGCCAACGACCAGATTCTTAGCGAATACCAGTATGACGCCTCGGGCAGACTAGCTTGCCAAGTAGTACATGGAAGGCCAACATACCTTCACTATCGTGGGGATGCCCTCATTGCAACCACCGGAGATTTCAAGATCAGCTACATTTCTGATGGAAAGACATACTGGGGAACCTTGCGACACGAGGGAAGTGAAAATAGCCAGACCCAGATCTGGGCTTCAGACGCAAATCAATCCATCTTAGCGGAGGTTGATATGCTGAGGCCAGACAATGTCCGTCATCAACAGTATACACCTTACGGCTGTAACGGAGCAGCGTCCTCTGCAATTACATCTATAGGCTTCAACGGCCAATGGCGTGATCCCGTGACAGGCTGGTATCATCTCGGAAATGGCTACCGCGTCTACAATCCGGTCTTGATGCGTTTCCATAGCCCGGATTCATGGAGTCCATTCATTTCTGGGGAGATCAATACTTACGCCTACTGCTTGAGCGATCCGATCAACCGCATCGATCCTAGTGGCCATCTCAGCATGAGCGAGAGGGACTGGACTGTCATGGGAGTCGGTATCATTACTGGTCTCTCGGTAGGGTTATTAACAGCCGGTGCAGGATTTGCCATCGCTGCCGGAGTGGGCATCGCTACTGGAGTGGCCTCAGCTGTGATTGTCGGTATTGGTTATGATTTATCGACAGGCAAAGCCCCGACTGCAAAAAGCATTGGCACAGATGCACTCTACGGCTTCATTGGTGGCGTCACTGGTGGGCTAGCTGGCAGGGCCCTTGCTGTTGGGATCAAATCTTTACCAGGGTCGATGGCGCGGCTTTTGATCGGCGCGAAGAAGTTGCAAAATGCTGGTGGGAGCCCTGGGAGAGGATTATATCTCGACGTCGGAGACATTCACTTTTCCCAAAGCAGCGTGAGCTCTAAGTTTAAGGAACACAAATTGCTTTTGGAGAACATTCTTGGGATTCGGAACACAAATTCAGTCAAAACGAAGAGTAGGGCATACCCAACAATAAACGTGACGTGGGGATCAATAGGGGGCGATAAAGCTGCTTTGCATCGGCATAAGGGCAGCCAACTCATTCCTGTAATGAACGTATCAGGCACTTACAATCAAGCTTGGAAGTTTTCTGTTACCCTGTTACAGTAG
- a CDS encoding uncharacterized protein (EggNog:ENOG41), translating into MDGEYKIDYNAKEIVFIDRESSFEDVLRCQKDSGKQLTYTEDKEFIACCTRDQNLLGSEDTAFDCCYPDQHLTGSHKTGYRCCLKGQIYDGTCHDPIPNCIEGKILMNGKCVCPSTMVETHDGHCRPLYSPVKCEPDVYEGRCYILRMDNGLLLGQDKNGYYSASVDSYAHSFGKFRFCKTMVCDGKSAINPDEEIHILDMHGQYKNGEIGAFWIDKGVRGDPLGTTSSSNNAGSFSITKWELGKHCMSGFKQGLVSKASLLAFVSSSSQACLPLTLVEVPCDIHDPTNNCRWTKNPDRAAEKLYAPFVSQFGN; encoded by the exons ATGGACGGCGAGTACAAAATCGATTACAACGCTAAAGAAATTGTCTTCATCGATCGAGAGTCTTCCTTTGAGGATGTGCTCCGCTGTCAAAAAGACAGCGGCAAACAGCTCACTTACACCGAAGACAAGGAATTTATCGCTTGCTGCACTAGAGATCAAAACCTTCTCGGAAGCGAAGATACTGCGTTTGATTGCTGTTACCCAGATCAGCATCTCACTGGATCGCACAAGACGGGCTACAGATGCTGTCTAAAAGGCCAAATCTATGACGGCACCTGTCATGACCCGATACCAAACTGCATTGAGGGCAAGATACTGATGAACGGCAAATGTGTCTGCCCTTCTACTATGGTTGAAACTCACGATGGTCACTGCAGACCTCTATATTCGCCAGTGAAGTGTGAGCCAGACGTCTACGAAG GGAGATGTTATATCTTAAGAATGGACAACGGTCTTCTGTTAGGACAAGATAAAAACGGATATTACTCGGCCTCAGTAGACAGCTATGCGCATAGTTTCGGCAAGTTCAGATTTTGCAAAACCATGGTTTGCGATGGCAAGTCTGCCATTAACCCCGACGAGGAAATCCATATCCTTGATATGCATGGACAATACAAGAATGGCGAAATCGGTGCTTTCTGGATTGACAAGGGTGTTCGTGGCGACCCTCTTGGAACCACGTCTTCATCAAACAATGCAGGAAGTTTCTCCATAACTAAATGGGAGCTTGGCAAACACTGTATGTCGGGATTCAAGCAAGGGCTGGTTTCCAAGGCTTCGCTGCTCGCTTTTGTtagctccagcagccaggcctGTCTTCCTCTAACACTTGTCGAAGTCCCTTGCGACATCCATGATCCTACAAATAATTGCAGATGGACTAAAAATCCTGATCGTGCAGCTGAAAAACTCTATGCTCCTTTTGTAAGTCAGTTCGGCAACTAG
- a CDS encoding uncharacterized protein (EggNog:ENOG41) translates to MTLSEENPKTMLAVYATSGNDETPLAGLKVGQVPLPTPPEGWVRVKLLAASANYHDIFTLKGFGVHPIKFPRIIGCEGVGMLEDGSKVVVYPFMTAPDYIGDETLDPGRHALSELTEGTLAQYFIIPAKNVVPLPSTVDVTSGAVLGIAWLTAYRMLFTKSGLRAGQTMLVQGSSGGVSTALIQLGAAAGMRVWAIGRTAEKRQLAQSLGAEKTFEPGAKLPAQVDAVFDTSGAVTWKHSMASVKAGGTIVSCGAHGGFELPTDSLRLFVDSLSIHGVYAGSFHEFQDLISYVAAKGIKPCIGKVLPLSQGEEALRLVFEGKAQGKVVLTADSVAA, encoded by the coding sequence ATGACACTTTCCGAAGAAAATCCCAAAACCATGCTTGCAGTATATGCTACCAGCGGTAATGACGAGACTCCTCTCGCAGGTCTCAAAGTTGGTCAAGTACCTTTGCCTACGCCTCCAGAAGGCTGGGTTCGGGTTAAACTTTTGGCAGCGAGCGCCAATTACCATGACATATTCACCCTCAAAGGCTTTGGTGTCCATCCCATCAAATTTCCACGCATCATCGGTTGCGAAGGTGTTGGAatgttggaagatggaagcaaAGTGGTTGTTTATCCGTTTATGACTGCGCCAGATTACATCGGCGATGAAACACTTGATCCGGGTCGCCATGCTCTTTCAGAACTCACTGAAGGAACTCTTGCGCAATACTTTATCATCCCAGCCAAGAATGTGGTGCCCTTGCCAAGTACAGTGGATGTCACCTCAGGAGCTGTGCTTGGAATTGCTTGGCTCACTGCCTATCGTATGCTCTTCACAAAATCGGGCTTGCGAGCTGGACAGACGATGCTGGTCCAAGGAAGCTCGGGTGGCGTCAGCACAGCTCTTATCCAGCTTGGAGCGGCAGCAGGCATGCGTGTTTGGGCTATCGGTCGCACAGCcgagaagaggcagctcGCTCAATCGCTTGGCGCAGAGAAGACGTTTGAACCTGGGGCAAAACTCCCTGCTCAAGTTGACGCCGTCTTCGATACAAGCGGAGCTGTGACCTGGAAACACTCGATGGCTTCCGTTAAGGCAGGTGGAACGATTGTCAGCTGTGGTGCCCATGGCGGATTTGAACTGCCCACGGATTCGTTGCGTCTATTTGTTGACTCGCTGAGCATCCATGGCGTGTATGCGGGATCATTCCATGAGTTTCAAGATCTCATCTCGTATGTGGCTGCAAAAGGCATCAAGCCTTGCATTGGCAAAGTCTTGCCACTTTCTCAGGGTGAAGAAGCATTGAGATTAGTTTTCGAGGGTAAAGCTCAGGGCAAGGTGGTGTTGACAGCAGACAGCGTAGCCGCATAA
- a CDS encoding uncharacterized protein (EggNog:ENOG41) yields the protein MAQKVTEFGSFVDSIFYNIFFQSDDELSARYAKEHLSPDLKVRINGKGIPGDSFKDSIVAARAKSSFRVVQVQEILANTDANKASGGSVSHLTVFSVKDKDTGDERHESSLTLVTCALEDGAVVITELTEIHRG from the exons ATGGCTCAGAAGGTCACCGAATTTGGATCCTTTGTGGACAGCATCTTTTACAACATCTTTTTCCAATCCGACGATGAGCTATCGGCCAGATATGCAAAGGAGCATCTTTCACCTGATTTAAAAGTTCG CATCAACGGCAAGGGCATACCAGGGGATTCTTTCAAGGACAGCATTGTTGCCGCCCGCGCTAAATCGTCATTCCGGGTTGTTCAAGTCCAAGAGATTCTTGCCAACACGGATGCCAACAAGGCTTCTGGGGGGTCGGTATCGCATTTAACAGTGTTTTCCGTCAAAGATAAGGATACGGGCGATGAGCGGCATGAATCTAGTTTAACGCTCGTTACGTGCGCACTGGAAGATGGAGCGGTAGTCATCACAGAATTGACTGAAATACATCGTGGATAG